A single Inediibacterium massiliense DNA region contains:
- the fliR gene encoding flagellar biosynthetic protein FliR has product MDQIDIVLLVFARVIGIFVVAPVFSHNNIPPHIKIGFSLIISLVIFPFVKVPQDFIIGSFYSLLFISFKELVTGLMIGFICYLFFSSIYLVGSIIDMQIGFSMAEVMNPQDDTQVPLMGNLFYIMAILIFLSINGHHTLIYALKYSFTSVPLNSLVIHESMIEKIIEIMRSTFVIAFKMSAPILVTIFISNVVLGVLARTMPQMNVFIVGMPMKIFIGLIMILLMLPLYVGFFENIFAHMFESLYSFLNLVIRG; this is encoded by the coding sequence TTGGATCAAATAGACATAGTTTTGTTGGTATTTGCAAGAGTGATAGGGATTTTTGTGGTAGCACCAGTATTTAGTCATAATAATATACCGCCTCATATTAAAATAGGATTTTCATTGATTATATCATTGGTTATTTTTCCATTTGTAAAAGTTCCACAAGATTTTATAATAGGAAGCTTTTATAGTTTGCTTTTTATAAGTTTTAAGGAATTAGTAACTGGTCTTATGATTGGATTTATTTGCTATTTATTTTTTAGTTCTATCTATTTAGTAGGAAGTATTATTGATATGCAAATAGGTTTTTCAATGGCAGAGGTAATGAATCCGCAAGATGATACCCAAGTGCCTTTGATGGGAAATCTATTCTATATTATGGCAATCCTAATTTTTCTTTCTATAAATGGACATCATACACTCATTTATGCTCTAAAATATAGTTTTACTAGTGTTCCTTTAAATAGTTTAGTGATTCATGAGAGTATGATTGAAAAAATAATAGAAATCATGAGAAGTACATTTGTCATAGCTTTTAAAATGAGTGCCCCGATTTTAGTTACAATTTTTATCTCTAATGTAGTATTAGGAGTGCTAGCTCGTACCATGCCTCAAATGAATGTTTTCATAGTGGGAATGCCTATGAAAATATTTATAGGACTGATTATGATTTTATTAATGCTCCCATTATATGTAGGGTTTTTTGAGAATATTTTTGCACATATGTTTGAAAGTCTTTATAGTTTTTTAAATTTAGTAATAAGAGGATGA
- the fliP gene encoding flagellar type III secretion system pore protein FliP (The bacterial flagellar biogenesis protein FliP forms a type III secretion system (T3SS)-type pore required for flagellar assembly.), whose translation MKRKHTKKTWIFIFFITIFIISSFHISFAETSIPIPKIGLNVDEAKSPQEVANSIQILFILTILALAPSILMMMTCFTRIIIVLSFIRKAIATQTTPPNQVLIGLAVFLTFFIMAPIGSEINEKAIQPYLNQQISEEVAIENALKPVRGFMFKQTREKDLSLFIDISGSKKPKKLEDIPTKALIPAFIISELKTGFQIGYVLFIPFIVIDMVVSSTLMSMGMMMLPPVMISMPFKILLFILVDGWNLIIKSLIMGFK comes from the coding sequence ATGAAGAGAAAACACACAAAAAAAACATGGATATTTATTTTTTTCATTACAATTTTTATCATTTCTTCATTTCATATATCCTTTGCAGAGACTTCGATTCCTATTCCTAAAATAGGATTAAATGTAGATGAAGCAAAGAGTCCTCAAGAAGTGGCAAATAGTATACAAATTTTATTTATATTGACTATTTTAGCTTTAGCACCATCTATTTTAATGATGATGACTTGTTTTACAAGAATTATTATTGTATTGTCATTTATTAGAAAAGCTATTGCAACTCAAACTACACCACCAAACCAAGTATTGATTGGACTCGCAGTATTTCTTACTTTTTTTATTATGGCACCTATAGGTTCTGAGATTAATGAAAAAGCTATACAGCCTTATTTAAATCAACAAATTTCAGAAGAGGTTGCCATAGAGAATGCATTAAAGCCAGTACGAGGGTTTATGTTTAAGCAAACAAGAGAAAAAGATCTATCTCTTTTTATTGATATTTCAGGAAGTAAAAAACCTAAAAAGCTTGAAGATATTCCTACGAAAGCATTAATTCCAGCATTTATTATTAGTGAATTAAAAACTGGCTTTCAAATAGGATATGTATTATTTATTCCTTTTATTGTAATAGATATGGTAGTATCAAGTACACTTATGTCTATGGGGATGATGATGCTTCCTCCTGTTATGATTTCTATGCCATTTAAGATTTTATTATTTATATTGGTCGATGGATGGAATCTGATTATTAAGTCTTTAATTATGGGATTTAAGTAG
- the fliQ gene encoding flagellar biosynthesis protein FliQ, with translation MNEGQIIDLMQEAMLNVILLSAPMLLLGLIVGLAVSVFQATTQIQEQTLAFVPKILSVLVAIVVFGPWILNRIVDYTESLFINLNHFIK, from the coding sequence ATGAATGAAGGCCAAATTATCGATTTAATGCAAGAAGCTATGCTAAATGTTATATTGCTATCAGCTCCTATGCTTTTATTGGGGCTGATTGTTGGCTTAGCAGTAAGTGTTTTTCAAGCAACTACCCAAATACAAGAGCAAACTTTAGCATTTGTACCCAAAATATTATCAGTATTAGTTGCTATTGTAGTTTTTGGCCCTTGGATTTTAAATCGAATTGTCGATTATACAGAGAGCTTGTTTATAAATCTTAATCATTTTATAAAATAG
- a CDS encoding flagellar biosynthetic protein FliO, whose translation MTFSDVKYLLSILLIFCFIIAGAYYVTRLIAKNGTTFLKGRNIKIVEKISLGIDKSIYMLHVGNVYYLIAVTKQNIHVLDKINEDDISITSDIQKSQSFDLFLNMYEKNHSLYEEDYNKNVKSFIVEKLKEIKNRTQHSKDYIDKDE comes from the coding sequence ATGACTTTCTCAGATGTAAAGTATTTGCTAAGTATTTTATTGATTTTTTGTTTTATTATTGCAGGTGCATATTATGTAACAAGATTAATTGCTAAGAATGGTACTACCTTCTTGAAGGGTAGAAATATAAAAATTGTTGAAAAAATTTCTTTAGGAATAGATAAATCTATTTATATGCTTCATGTAGGGAATGTTTATTATTTAATTGCTGTTACAAAACAAAATATTCATGTATTAGATAAGATCAATGAAGATGATATTAGTATTACTTCAGATATACAAAAAAGTCAGTCCTTTGACTTGTTTTTGAACATGTATGAAAAAAATCATTCCCTTTATGAAGAAGATTATAATAAGAATGTGAAAAGTTTTATAGTAGAAAAATTAAAAGAGATAAAAAATAGAACTCAACATTCTAAAGACTATATAGATAAGGACGAATAA